The nucleotide window GCTCCAGTTTCCTCGAGGCGGATTGTCTGACGGCGGGTCACGAGAGTTCCGGTTACTGCCTCAAAGCGGCTATCCAGCGCGTAAAGCAGTGCGTCGATCGAGTGAGCGAAGGGTACGTTAAGCATCGCCGCGCCGGCTGCCCTATCGAGCGTATAAGCAAAGCTGGTGCTCATCGCTTCTCCCCAGACGATGCCGGAGCCGATTTGCGTGGCTGAAAGAACTTCGCCCAGATATCCGTCCCGGATGAGATCGCGGGCATATGCAAATGGCGGCGCAGCACGAGTCTGCAGGCCTATTGTGGTAGCGACGCCTTTGGATCGAGCAAAGTCACGCATCGCCACGGCGTCAGAGATGTTGATTCCGAGAGGCCATTCTGAGAGCACGGCCTTTCCCGCCGCAATCGCTTTGGTGACAAGGTCATTGTGCCGGGTGACTTTGACCGCGATGACAACCAAGTCGACGTCAGGAGAGGCAACCAGTTCCTCGGCCGTTCCCATTGCATAAGGCACGCCAAATTTACCGGCGGCTGCGGTCGCGATATCGAGATTGTTATGGCTAATCGCTGTAAGGCGGAAATCTGAAAGACCCTTCAGCGCCGGGATGTGCGCGGTCGTCGCCCAGCCCTTGTCGGGATGGACGCCTAT belongs to Bosea sp. NBC_00550 and includes:
- a CDS encoding Gfo/Idh/MocA family protein yields the protein MIGKPIKVGIIGVHPDKGWATTAHIPALKGLSDFRLTAISHNNLDIATAAAGKFGVPYAMGTAEELVASPDVDLVVIAVKVTRHNDLVTKAIAAGKAVLSEWPLGINISDAVAMRDFARSKGVATTIGLQTRAAPPFAYARDLIRDGYLGEVLSATQIGSGIVWGEAMSTSFAYTLDRAAGAAMLNVPFAHSIDALLYALDSRFEAVTGTLVTRRQTIRLEETGAELPMTVPDQVMVSGHLANGVAVAAHFRGGLSRGTNFHVEINGTKGDLIITSPVGYVGLGGFKLMGASGGGPLEELGVPPNFKAERFGEGPQQILAIAYERLASDFLQGTQLRPTFDDAVTLHRLIDTIEHSEGSSCRI